From one Natrinema saccharevitans genomic stretch:
- a CDS encoding GTP-binding protein, which produces MPFNNPIPVTILSGSLGAGKTTTLNHILSSERELNAAVVVNDMGEVNVDADLVERESELTQSDEEIIELSNGCICCRLRGDMLDEVGRLAKERDFDYLLVESSGISEPIPVAQTFARGFEDAEFDPTGVYELDTMVSVVDAHSFWQGFDSGQVLTDDGMEPQGNRVPEEALMDQIEFCDVLLLNKCDLVPDDELEEMEAVLQTLQPRAKIIRTEHGVVDPEEILNTGRFDFEAASQSAGWKHELQHGHHHESAAEEHGVTSFVFDADRPFHPERIACLFADLPDGVVRAKGFFWSAGREDIAMGLDKAGQSVRAGPKGTWIATLPKAQQERYFAARPGIKEDWDDQWGDRGSELVFIGREFDQARLVERLEDCILSDAEMAEDWNEYPDPFTADEQRELALADD; this is translated from the coding sequence ATGCCGTTCAACAACCCGATCCCGGTAACAATCCTCAGCGGAAGCCTCGGTGCCGGAAAGACGACGACGCTCAACCACATTCTCAGTAGCGAGCGAGAACTGAACGCCGCCGTCGTCGTCAACGACATGGGGGAGGTGAATGTCGATGCTGACCTCGTCGAACGCGAGTCGGAACTCACACAGAGCGACGAGGAAATCATCGAGCTGTCGAACGGCTGTATTTGCTGTCGACTCCGCGGAGACATGCTTGACGAGGTAGGGCGTTTGGCAAAAGAGCGCGATTTCGACTATCTCCTCGTCGAATCGTCCGGAATCAGCGAACCGATTCCGGTCGCCCAGACGTTCGCCCGCGGGTTCGAGGACGCGGAGTTCGACCCCACGGGCGTCTACGAACTCGATACGATGGTCAGCGTTGTCGACGCACACAGCTTCTGGCAGGGCTTCGACTCCGGTCAGGTACTCACCGACGACGGTATGGAGCCGCAGGGCAATCGTGTCCCCGAAGAAGCCCTCATGGACCAGATCGAGTTCTGCGACGTCCTCCTGTTGAACAAGTGTGACCTCGTCCCGGACGACGAACTCGAGGAGATGGAGGCCGTCCTGCAGACGCTCCAGCCGCGAGCGAAGATCATTCGGACCGAACACGGTGTGGTCGATCCCGAGGAGATCCTGAACACGGGTCGGTTCGACTTCGAGGCAGCAAGTCAGTCCGCCGGGTGGAAGCACGAACTCCAGCACGGCCACCATCACGAGTCAGCCGCCGAGGAACACGGGGTCACCTCGTTCGTCTTCGACGCTGACCGCCCGTTCCACCCGGAGCGAATCGCTTGTCTCTTTGCTGATCTCCCCGACGGAGTCGTTCGCGCGAAGGGCTTTTTCTGGTCCGCCGGTCGCGAAGACATCGCGATGGGGCTCGACAAAGCAGGCCAGTCGGTCCGGGCCGGTCCGAAAGGGACGTGGATCGCCACGCTCCCGAAGGCCCAACAGGAGCGCTACTTCGCTGCTCGTCCCGGCATCAAAGAGGACTGGGACGACCAGTGGGGCGACCGCGGATCAGAACTCGTGTTCATCGGCCGCGAATTCGATCAGGCGAGACTGGTCGAGCGATTGGAAGACTGTATCCTCTCGGACGCAGAGATGGCGGAGGACTGGAACGAGTACCCGGACCCGTTCACCGCCGACGAACAGCGCGAACTCGCACTGGCCGACGACTGA
- a CDS encoding CobW family GTP-binding protein, with translation MAVDEQPPVTILSGGLGAGKTSLLNHLLTVGGEQYDIAVLVNDVGEVNVDADLIENGSELSMEDGGVTELSNGCLCCGLQNELDQELRHLAFDEEFDYLVIEAPGISDPVPIAQRFVSPARASALYDLDTTVTVVDAAQFHQAFVDGRPLKSTDDDARPLSDLLAEQVEFCDVLVLNKCDLVSETEREAVERVVRTLHPGVDIVRATESTVDPERALGTGRFDQDEASNSARWKQALSPDHGDGTDVDSDEHYESQTEADDHSHEHKHGDDHDHSHGEAHDHRHPPEEFGVDSFVYERHRPFHPKRFSEWLRSFPDSVVRAKGHLWVAGRERYALDLSHAGTRTHVGVNGRWAVTLPEFQRESYRESRSDLHWDDQWGDREVKLVFIGAGMDESSIVDTLDDCLVSETGMEDDWEAFENPFPGTMGWSQPPMEQRLVVGDRQ, from the coding sequence ATGGCCGTCGACGAGCAACCCCCGGTCACGATCCTCAGCGGCGGGCTCGGAGCCGGAAAGACGAGCCTGCTCAATCACCTCCTCACCGTCGGCGGCGAACAGTACGATATCGCCGTCCTCGTCAACGACGTCGGCGAGGTAAACGTCGACGCCGACCTCATCGAGAACGGCTCCGAACTCTCGATGGAGGATGGCGGTGTCACGGAACTGTCGAACGGTTGTCTCTGCTGTGGGCTGCAGAACGAACTCGATCAGGAGCTGAGACACCTCGCGTTCGACGAGGAGTTCGACTATCTGGTCATCGAAGCCCCGGGTATCAGTGACCCCGTCCCCATCGCCCAGCGGTTCGTCTCGCCCGCACGTGCGTCGGCACTGTACGATCTCGATACGACCGTCACGGTGGTCGACGCCGCACAGTTCCATCAGGCGTTCGTCGATGGCCGCCCACTCAAGTCGACAGACGACGACGCCCGACCGCTGTCGGACCTCCTCGCCGAACAGGTCGAGTTCTGCGACGTACTCGTCCTCAACAAGTGTGATCTCGTCTCCGAGACAGAGCGCGAAGCAGTCGAACGCGTCGTCCGAACACTCCATCCCGGGGTCGACATCGTCCGAGCGACCGAAAGCACCGTCGACCCGGAACGAGCTCTCGGAACGGGCCGGTTCGATCAAGACGAGGCCAGTAACTCCGCCCGGTGGAAACAGGCACTCTCTCCCGATCACGGAGACGGCACAGACGTCGATTCAGACGAACACTACGAGAGCCAGACGGAGGCGGACGACCACAGTCACGAACACAAACATGGCGACGACCACGACCACAGCCACGGCGAAGCGCACGACCATCGTCACCCACCAGAGGAATTCGGTGTCGACTCGTTCGTCTACGAGCGCCACCGGCCGTTCCATCCCAAACGCTTCAGCGAGTGGCTCCGTTCGTTCCCCGATTCCGTCGTCAGAGCCAAGGGTCACCTGTGGGTCGCTGGCCGCGAGCGCTACGCCCTCGACCTGAGCCATGCGGGAACACGGACCCACGTCGGGGTCAACGGGCGGTGGGCGGTCACACTCCCCGAGTTCCAGCGCGAGTCCTACCGCGAATCGCGGTCGGACCTCCACTGGGACGACCAGTGGGGTGACCGCGAAGTGAAACTCGTCTTCATCGGGGCTGGGATGGACGAATCCAGCATCGTGGATACGCTCGACGACTGCCTCGTTTCGGAGACAGGGATGGAAGACGACTGGGAGGCGTTCGAGAATCCGTTCCCGGGGACGATGGGGTGGTCGCAGCCCCCGATGGAACAACGCCTCGTGGTAGGTGACCGCCAGTGA